From a region of the Oryza sativa Japonica Group chromosome 6, ASM3414082v1 genome:
- the LOC4342153 gene encoding ABC transporter G family member 28 isoform X3, with product MGMAAVLLLSFLLLAAPAAAINILRRSLAAQTKGDLASITAGNPLVANAMNDRLKNLTDAFAQQMGKEFHYCIKDTDDEWNIAFNFSTDPTFLSNCMQATDGDVPQRVCTAAEMKFYFESFLDSNGRKNYVRPNKNCNLTSWMDGCEAGWACSAGPDQNINLQDAVNFPSRTLDCRGCCAGFFCPHGLTCMIPCPLGAYCPESTLNKTTGICDPYNYQPPPGKPNHTCGGADRWADVVSTDDVFCPAGFYCPSTIKKLSCSSGFYCRKGSTSQTKCFHKGSCKPNSVNQDITIFGALLVGALSLVLLIIYNFSGQLLTNREKKQAKSREAAARHAKETAMARERWKSAKDVAKKHAVGLQSSLSRTFSRKKTLRTHEPSKGAVETDVEPSKGSGEKKSNLTDMMRSLEENPEKGEGFNVEIGEKKKTKGRHAHTQSQIFKYAYGQIEKEKAMEQQNKNLTFSGVISMATDEDIRTRPRIEIAFKDLTLTLKGSKKKLLRSVTGKLMPGRVAAVMGPSGAGKTTFLSAIAGKATGCETTGMVLINGKMEPIRAYKKIIGFVPQDDIVHGNLTVQENLWFNARCRLSADMSKADKVLVVERVIEALGLQAVRDSLVGTVEQRGISGGQRKRVNVGLEMVMEPSVLILDEPTSGLDSSSSLLLLRALRREALEGVNISMVVHQPSYTLYKMFDDLILLAKGGLTVYHGPVKKVEEYFSGLGIVVPDRVNPPDYYIDILEGIVKPNANVAVNAKDLPLRWMLHNGYEVPRDMLQSGSDAESSFRGGGDLTPGGDTGQSIAGEVWGNVKDIVGQKKDEYDYNKSSQNLSNRCTPGILRQYKYYLGRCGKQRLREARIQGVDYLILGLAGICLGTLAKVSDETFGALGYTYTVIAVSLLCKIGALRSFSLEKIHYWRERASGMSSLAYFMSKDTIDHFNTIIKPIVYLSMFYFFNNPRSSIWENYVVLVALVYCVTGIGYTFAIFFQPGSAQLVSGQRCFR from the exons ATGGGCATGGCGGCCGTCCTGctcctctcctttctcctcttggccgcccccgccgcggccaTCAATATCCTCCGGCGCTCCCTCGCCGCGCAGACCAAAGGAGACCTCGCCTCCATCACCGCTGGGAACCCCCTCGTCGCCAATGCCATGAACGACCGCCTCAAGAACCTCACCGACGCATTTGCTCAGCAGATGGGCAAGGAGTTCCACTACTGCATCAAGGACAC GGACGACGAGTGGAATATCGCCTTCAATTTCTCCACTGATCCCACCTTCCTCTCCAACTGCATGCAGGCCACCGATG GAGACGTACCGCAGCGTGTGTGCACCGCCGCTGAGATGAAGTTCTACTTTGAAAGCTTCCTCGACAGCAATGGAAGAAAGAACTACGTGAGGCCCAACAAGAACTGCAACCTCACATCATGGATGGATGGCTGTGAGGCTGGCTGGGCATGCAGTGCAGGCCCGGACCAGAATATCAACTTGCAGGATGCCGTCAACTTCCCTTCCAGAACACTTGATTGCCGAGGCTGCTGTGCTGGATTCTTCTGCCCTCACGGCCTCACTTGCATGATAC CTTGCCCTTTGGGAGCATACTGTCCAGAATCTACCTTAAACAAAACCACCGGGATCTGTGACCC ATACAACTATCAGCCACCTCCTGGGAAGCCGAATCATACTTGTGGTGGTGCTGATAGATGGGCAGATGTTGTTAGCACCGATGATGTTTTCTGCCCAGCCGGCTTCTACTGTCCAAGCACTATAAAGAAACTCTCTTGTAGTAGTGG TTTCTATTGCAGGAAGGGATCAACTTCCCAAACCA AATGCTTCCACAAGGGCAGCTGTAAACCAAACTCTGTAAATCAGGACATTACAATATTTGGTGCATTGCTTGTG GGTGCCTTGAGTTTAGTACTGTTGATCATTTACAACTTCTCAGGGCAACTTCTGACCAACCGAGAGAAAAAGCAAGCAAAATCTAGGGAGGCTGCAGCAAGACACGCAAAAGAGACTGCCATGGCTCGTGAAAGGTGGAAATCAGCTAAAGATGTTGCCAAGAAGCACGCCGTTGGGCTGCAGTCATCGCTGTCCCGCACATTCTCGCGCAAGAAAACTCTTAGGACACACGAGCCATCCAAAGGAGCGGTTGAAACTGATGTGGAGCCATCGAAAGGATCAGGAGAAAAGAAGAGTAATCTTACTGACATGATGCGCTCGCTTGAAGAGAACCCGGAAAAAGGAGAAGGCTTCAATGTGGAaataggagaaaaaaagaaaactaaaggGAGGCATGCACACACTCAGAGCCAAATTTTCAAGTATGCATATGGACAGATTGAGAAGGAAAAGGCAATGGAACAGCAGAATAAAAATCTGACCTTTTCAGGTGTGATATCTATGGCCACCGATGAAGATATCAGGACAAGACCTAGAATTGAGATTGCTTTCAAAGACCTTACTCTAACCTTAAAGGGGAGTAAGAAAAAACTGTTAAGGTCTGTGACCGGAAAGCTTATGCCTGGTCGGGTAGCTGCTGTGATGGGCCCATCAGGTGCAGGGAAGACCACATTCTTGAGTGCAATTGCAGGTAAGGCAACTGGATGCGAGACAACAGGTATGGTACTTATCAATGGGAAAATGGAACCCATCCGTGCGTACAAGAAAATCATTGGCTTTGTCCCACAAGATGACATTGTCCATGGGAACTTGACTGTTCAGGAGAATCTTTGGTTTAATGCACGATGCAG GCTTTCTGCTGACATGTCAAAAGCTGACAAGGTTCTTGTTGTGGAAAGAGTTATCGAGGCTTTGGGACTGCAAGCAGTTCGTGATTCTTTGGTTGGAACTGTCGAACAGCGTGGCATCTCTGGTGGCCAGCGTAAACGAGTAAATGTTGGGCTAGAAATGGTCATGGAACCCTCTGTGTTGATTTTAGATGAGCCAACGTCTGGTTTGGACAGCTCTTCGTCTCTGCTTTTACTTCGTGCACTACGGCGGGAAGCTCTTGAAGGTGTGAACATCTCTATGGTGGTTCATCAACCCAG cTATACATTGTATAAGATGTTTGATGATTTGATACTTCTCGCGAAAGGTGGCTTGACGGTTTACCATGGACCTGTGAAGAAAGTGGAGGAATACTTTTCAGGATTGGGGATTGTTGTCCCAGATCGTGTGAACCCGCCAGACTACTACATAGACATCTTGGAGGGAATTGTGAAGCCAAACGCAAATGTTGCAGTTAATGCCAAAGATCTCCCTCTGCGATGGATGCTGCACAATGGGTATGAAGTTCCACGGGATATGCTGCAGAGTGGTTCTGATGCAGAATCGTCGTTTAGGGGAGGAGGGGATCTTACCCCTGGCGGTGACACTGGGCAGTCTATTGCTGGTGAAGTGTGGGGCAATGTCAAGGACATAGTTGGGCAGAAGAAGGATGAGTATGATTACAACAAATCTTCTCAAAACTTATCTAATCGATGCACTCCTGGCATTCTCAGGCAGTACAAGTACTACCTGGGGAG GTGTGGCAAGCAAAGGCTCCGTGAAGCTAGAATACAAGGCGTTGACTATCTGATCCTGGGCCTTGCTGGTATATGTCTAGGGACATTAGCTAAAGTGAGCGACGAGACGTTTGGAGCACTCGGTTACACATACACTGTCATTGCCGTCT CTCTGCTGTGCAAGATTGGAGCGCTGAGATCATTCTCTCTGGAGAAGATACACTACTGGAGGGAGAGAGCATCTGGAATGAGCTCGTTGGCGTACTTCATGTCGAAAGACACAATAGATCACTTCAACACGATCATCAAGCCGATCGTTTACCTGTCCATGTTCTACTTCTTCAACAACCCAAGGTCGTCGATATGGGAGAACTACGTAGTTCTTGTGGCGCTGGTGTACTGCGTGACAGGGATCGGCTACACATTTGCGATATTCTTCCAGCCAGGATCGGCACAGCTGGTAAG TGGTCAGCGCTGCTTCCGGTAG
- the LOC4342153 gene encoding ABC transporter G family member 28 isoform X2, whose translation MGMAAVLLLSFLLLAAPAAAINILRRSLAAQTKGDLASITAGNPLVANAMNDRLKNLTDAFAQQMGKEFHYCIKDTDDEWNIAFNFSTDPTFLSNCMQATDGDVPQRVCTAAEMKFYFESFLDSNGRKNYVRPNKNCNLTSWMDGCEAGWACSAGPDQNINLQDAVNFPSRTLDCRGCCAGFFCPHGLTCMIPCPLGAYCPESTLNKTTGICDPYNYQPPPGKPNHTCGGADRWADVVSTDDVFCPAGFYCPSTIKKLSCSSGFYCRKGSTSQTKCFHKGSCKPNSVNQDITIFGALLVGALSLVLLIIYNFSGQLLTNREKKQAKSREAAARHAKETAMARERWKSAKDVAKKHAVGLQSSLSRTFSRKKTLRTHEPSKGAVETDVEPSKGSGEKKSNLTDMMRSLEENPEKGEGFNVEIGEKKKTKGRHAHTQSQIFKYAYGQIEKEKAMEQQNKNLTFSGVISMATDEDIRTRPRIEIAFKDLTLTLKGSKKKLLRSVTGKLMPGRVAAVMGPSGAGKTTFLSAIAGKATGCETTGMVLINGKMEPIRAYKKIIGFVPQDDIVHGNLTVQENLWFNARCRLSADMSKADKVLVVERVIEALGLQAVRDSLVGTVEQRGISGGQRKRVNVGLEMVMEPSVLILDEPTSGLDSSSSLLLLRALRREALEGVNISMVVHQPSYTLYKMFDDLILLAKGGLTVYHGPVKKVEEYFSGLGIVVPDRVNPPDYYIDILEGIVKPNANVAVNAKDLPLRWMLHNGYEVPRDMLQSGSDAESSFRGGGDLTPGGDTGQSIAGEVWGNVKDIVGQKKDECGKQRLREARIQGVDYLILGLAGICLGTLAKVSDETFGALGYTYTVIAVSLLCKIGALRSFSLEKIHYWRERASGMSSLAYFMSKDTIDHFNTIIKPIVYLSMFYFFNNPRSSIWENYVVLVALVYCVTGIGYTFAIFFQPGSAQLWSALLPVVLTLIATQQKDTFFANLCYTKWALEGFVIANAQRYSGVWLITRCGSLLKSGYDINDRFLCILVLAANGVLFRCVAFFCMVIFQKH comes from the exons ATGGGCATGGCGGCCGTCCTGctcctctcctttctcctcttggccgcccccgccgcggccaTCAATATCCTCCGGCGCTCCCTCGCCGCGCAGACCAAAGGAGACCTCGCCTCCATCACCGCTGGGAACCCCCTCGTCGCCAATGCCATGAACGACCGCCTCAAGAACCTCACCGACGCATTTGCTCAGCAGATGGGCAAGGAGTTCCACTACTGCATCAAGGACAC GGACGACGAGTGGAATATCGCCTTCAATTTCTCCACTGATCCCACCTTCCTCTCCAACTGCATGCAGGCCACCGATG GAGACGTACCGCAGCGTGTGTGCACCGCCGCTGAGATGAAGTTCTACTTTGAAAGCTTCCTCGACAGCAATGGAAGAAAGAACTACGTGAGGCCCAACAAGAACTGCAACCTCACATCATGGATGGATGGCTGTGAGGCTGGCTGGGCATGCAGTGCAGGCCCGGACCAGAATATCAACTTGCAGGATGCCGTCAACTTCCCTTCCAGAACACTTGATTGCCGAGGCTGCTGTGCTGGATTCTTCTGCCCTCACGGCCTCACTTGCATGATAC CTTGCCCTTTGGGAGCATACTGTCCAGAATCTACCTTAAACAAAACCACCGGGATCTGTGACCC ATACAACTATCAGCCACCTCCTGGGAAGCCGAATCATACTTGTGGTGGTGCTGATAGATGGGCAGATGTTGTTAGCACCGATGATGTTTTCTGCCCAGCCGGCTTCTACTGTCCAAGCACTATAAAGAAACTCTCTTGTAGTAGTGG TTTCTATTGCAGGAAGGGATCAACTTCCCAAACCA AATGCTTCCACAAGGGCAGCTGTAAACCAAACTCTGTAAATCAGGACATTACAATATTTGGTGCATTGCTTGTG GGTGCCTTGAGTTTAGTACTGTTGATCATTTACAACTTCTCAGGGCAACTTCTGACCAACCGAGAGAAAAAGCAAGCAAAATCTAGGGAGGCTGCAGCAAGACACGCAAAAGAGACTGCCATGGCTCGTGAAAGGTGGAAATCAGCTAAAGATGTTGCCAAGAAGCACGCCGTTGGGCTGCAGTCATCGCTGTCCCGCACATTCTCGCGCAAGAAAACTCTTAGGACACACGAGCCATCCAAAGGAGCGGTTGAAACTGATGTGGAGCCATCGAAAGGATCAGGAGAAAAGAAGAGTAATCTTACTGACATGATGCGCTCGCTTGAAGAGAACCCGGAAAAAGGAGAAGGCTTCAATGTGGAaataggagaaaaaaagaaaactaaaggGAGGCATGCACACACTCAGAGCCAAATTTTCAAGTATGCATATGGACAGATTGAGAAGGAAAAGGCAATGGAACAGCAGAATAAAAATCTGACCTTTTCAGGTGTGATATCTATGGCCACCGATGAAGATATCAGGACAAGACCTAGAATTGAGATTGCTTTCAAAGACCTTACTCTAACCTTAAAGGGGAGTAAGAAAAAACTGTTAAGGTCTGTGACCGGAAAGCTTATGCCTGGTCGGGTAGCTGCTGTGATGGGCCCATCAGGTGCAGGGAAGACCACATTCTTGAGTGCAATTGCAGGTAAGGCAACTGGATGCGAGACAACAGGTATGGTACTTATCAATGGGAAAATGGAACCCATCCGTGCGTACAAGAAAATCATTGGCTTTGTCCCACAAGATGACATTGTCCATGGGAACTTGACTGTTCAGGAGAATCTTTGGTTTAATGCACGATGCAG GCTTTCTGCTGACATGTCAAAAGCTGACAAGGTTCTTGTTGTGGAAAGAGTTATCGAGGCTTTGGGACTGCAAGCAGTTCGTGATTCTTTGGTTGGAACTGTCGAACAGCGTGGCATCTCTGGTGGCCAGCGTAAACGAGTAAATGTTGGGCTAGAAATGGTCATGGAACCCTCTGTGTTGATTTTAGATGAGCCAACGTCTGGTTTGGACAGCTCTTCGTCTCTGCTTTTACTTCGTGCACTACGGCGGGAAGCTCTTGAAGGTGTGAACATCTCTATGGTGGTTCATCAACCCAG cTATACATTGTATAAGATGTTTGATGATTTGATACTTCTCGCGAAAGGTGGCTTGACGGTTTACCATGGACCTGTGAAGAAAGTGGAGGAATACTTTTCAGGATTGGGGATTGTTGTCCCAGATCGTGTGAACCCGCCAGACTACTACATAGACATCTTGGAGGGAATTGTGAAGCCAAACGCAAATGTTGCAGTTAATGCCAAAGATCTCCCTCTGCGATGGATGCTGCACAATGGGTATGAAGTTCCACGGGATATGCTGCAGAGTGGTTCTGATGCAGAATCGTCGTTTAGGGGAGGAGGGGATCTTACCCCTGGCGGTGACACTGGGCAGTCTATTGCTGGTGAAGTGTGGGGCAATGTCAAGGACATAGTTGGGCAGAAGAAGGATGA GTGTGGCAAGCAAAGGCTCCGTGAAGCTAGAATACAAGGCGTTGACTATCTGATCCTGGGCCTTGCTGGTATATGTCTAGGGACATTAGCTAAAGTGAGCGACGAGACGTTTGGAGCACTCGGTTACACATACACTGTCATTGCCGTCT CTCTGCTGTGCAAGATTGGAGCGCTGAGATCATTCTCTCTGGAGAAGATACACTACTGGAGGGAGAGAGCATCTGGAATGAGCTCGTTGGCGTACTTCATGTCGAAAGACACAATAGATCACTTCAACACGATCATCAAGCCGATCGTTTACCTGTCCATGTTCTACTTCTTCAACAACCCAAGGTCGTCGATATGGGAGAACTACGTAGTTCTTGTGGCGCTGGTGTACTGCGTGACAGGGATCGGCTACACATTTGCGATATTCTTCCAGCCAGGATCGGCACAGCTG TGGTCAGCGCTGCTTCCGGTAGTGCTGACTCTGATAGCAACGCAGCAGAAGGACACCTTCTTCGCGAACCTGTGCTACACCAAGTGGGCGCTGGAAGGGTTCGTGATCGCGAATGCGCAGAGGTACTCGGGCGTGTGGCTCATAACGCGATGCGGCTCCCTCCTCAAGAGCGGCTACGACATCAACGACAGGTTCCTCTGCATTCTCGTCCTCGCCGCCAACGGTGTCCTCTTCCGCTGCGTCGCCTTCTTCTGCATGGTCATCTTCCAGAAGCACTga
- the LOC4342153 gene encoding ABC transporter G family member 28 isoform X1 has protein sequence MGMAAVLLLSFLLLAAPAAAINILRRSLAAQTKGDLASITAGNPLVANAMNDRLKNLTDAFAQQMGKEFHYCIKDTDDEWNIAFNFSTDPTFLSNCMQATDGDVPQRVCTAAEMKFYFESFLDSNGRKNYVRPNKNCNLTSWMDGCEAGWACSAGPDQNINLQDAVNFPSRTLDCRGCCAGFFCPHGLTCMIPCPLGAYCPESTLNKTTGICDPYNYQPPPGKPNHTCGGADRWADVVSTDDVFCPAGFYCPSTIKKLSCSSGFYCRKGSTSQTKCFHKGSCKPNSVNQDITIFGALLVGALSLVLLIIYNFSGQLLTNREKKQAKSREAAARHAKETAMARERWKSAKDVAKKHAVGLQSSLSRTFSRKKTLRTHEPSKGAVETDVEPSKGSGEKKSNLTDMMRSLEENPEKGEGFNVEIGEKKKTKGRHAHTQSQIFKYAYGQIEKEKAMEQQNKNLTFSGVISMATDEDIRTRPRIEIAFKDLTLTLKGSKKKLLRSVTGKLMPGRVAAVMGPSGAGKTTFLSAIAGKATGCETTGMVLINGKMEPIRAYKKIIGFVPQDDIVHGNLTVQENLWFNARCRLSADMSKADKVLVVERVIEALGLQAVRDSLVGTVEQRGISGGQRKRVNVGLEMVMEPSVLILDEPTSGLDSSSSLLLLRALRREALEGVNISMVVHQPSYTLYKMFDDLILLAKGGLTVYHGPVKKVEEYFSGLGIVVPDRVNPPDYYIDILEGIVKPNANVAVNAKDLPLRWMLHNGYEVPRDMLQSGSDAESSFRGGGDLTPGGDTGQSIAGEVWGNVKDIVGQKKDEYDYNKSSQNLSNRCTPGILRQYKYYLGRCGKQRLREARIQGVDYLILGLAGICLGTLAKVSDETFGALGYTYTVIAVSLLCKIGALRSFSLEKIHYWRERASGMSSLAYFMSKDTIDHFNTIIKPIVYLSMFYFFNNPRSSIWENYVVLVALVYCVTGIGYTFAIFFQPGSAQLWSALLPVVLTLIATQQKDTFFANLCYTKWALEGFVIANAQRYSGVWLITRCGSLLKSGYDINDRFLCILVLAANGVLFRCVAFFCMVIFQKH, from the exons ATGGGCATGGCGGCCGTCCTGctcctctcctttctcctcttggccgcccccgccgcggccaTCAATATCCTCCGGCGCTCCCTCGCCGCGCAGACCAAAGGAGACCTCGCCTCCATCACCGCTGGGAACCCCCTCGTCGCCAATGCCATGAACGACCGCCTCAAGAACCTCACCGACGCATTTGCTCAGCAGATGGGCAAGGAGTTCCACTACTGCATCAAGGACAC GGACGACGAGTGGAATATCGCCTTCAATTTCTCCACTGATCCCACCTTCCTCTCCAACTGCATGCAGGCCACCGATG GAGACGTACCGCAGCGTGTGTGCACCGCCGCTGAGATGAAGTTCTACTTTGAAAGCTTCCTCGACAGCAATGGAAGAAAGAACTACGTGAGGCCCAACAAGAACTGCAACCTCACATCATGGATGGATGGCTGTGAGGCTGGCTGGGCATGCAGTGCAGGCCCGGACCAGAATATCAACTTGCAGGATGCCGTCAACTTCCCTTCCAGAACACTTGATTGCCGAGGCTGCTGTGCTGGATTCTTCTGCCCTCACGGCCTCACTTGCATGATAC CTTGCCCTTTGGGAGCATACTGTCCAGAATCTACCTTAAACAAAACCACCGGGATCTGTGACCC ATACAACTATCAGCCACCTCCTGGGAAGCCGAATCATACTTGTGGTGGTGCTGATAGATGGGCAGATGTTGTTAGCACCGATGATGTTTTCTGCCCAGCCGGCTTCTACTGTCCAAGCACTATAAAGAAACTCTCTTGTAGTAGTGG TTTCTATTGCAGGAAGGGATCAACTTCCCAAACCA AATGCTTCCACAAGGGCAGCTGTAAACCAAACTCTGTAAATCAGGACATTACAATATTTGGTGCATTGCTTGTG GGTGCCTTGAGTTTAGTACTGTTGATCATTTACAACTTCTCAGGGCAACTTCTGACCAACCGAGAGAAAAAGCAAGCAAAATCTAGGGAGGCTGCAGCAAGACACGCAAAAGAGACTGCCATGGCTCGTGAAAGGTGGAAATCAGCTAAAGATGTTGCCAAGAAGCACGCCGTTGGGCTGCAGTCATCGCTGTCCCGCACATTCTCGCGCAAGAAAACTCTTAGGACACACGAGCCATCCAAAGGAGCGGTTGAAACTGATGTGGAGCCATCGAAAGGATCAGGAGAAAAGAAGAGTAATCTTACTGACATGATGCGCTCGCTTGAAGAGAACCCGGAAAAAGGAGAAGGCTTCAATGTGGAaataggagaaaaaaagaaaactaaaggGAGGCATGCACACACTCAGAGCCAAATTTTCAAGTATGCATATGGACAGATTGAGAAGGAAAAGGCAATGGAACAGCAGAATAAAAATCTGACCTTTTCAGGTGTGATATCTATGGCCACCGATGAAGATATCAGGACAAGACCTAGAATTGAGATTGCTTTCAAAGACCTTACTCTAACCTTAAAGGGGAGTAAGAAAAAACTGTTAAGGTCTGTGACCGGAAAGCTTATGCCTGGTCGGGTAGCTGCTGTGATGGGCCCATCAGGTGCAGGGAAGACCACATTCTTGAGTGCAATTGCAGGTAAGGCAACTGGATGCGAGACAACAGGTATGGTACTTATCAATGGGAAAATGGAACCCATCCGTGCGTACAAGAAAATCATTGGCTTTGTCCCACAAGATGACATTGTCCATGGGAACTTGACTGTTCAGGAGAATCTTTGGTTTAATGCACGATGCAG GCTTTCTGCTGACATGTCAAAAGCTGACAAGGTTCTTGTTGTGGAAAGAGTTATCGAGGCTTTGGGACTGCAAGCAGTTCGTGATTCTTTGGTTGGAACTGTCGAACAGCGTGGCATCTCTGGTGGCCAGCGTAAACGAGTAAATGTTGGGCTAGAAATGGTCATGGAACCCTCTGTGTTGATTTTAGATGAGCCAACGTCTGGTTTGGACAGCTCTTCGTCTCTGCTTTTACTTCGTGCACTACGGCGGGAAGCTCTTGAAGGTGTGAACATCTCTATGGTGGTTCATCAACCCAG cTATACATTGTATAAGATGTTTGATGATTTGATACTTCTCGCGAAAGGTGGCTTGACGGTTTACCATGGACCTGTGAAGAAAGTGGAGGAATACTTTTCAGGATTGGGGATTGTTGTCCCAGATCGTGTGAACCCGCCAGACTACTACATAGACATCTTGGAGGGAATTGTGAAGCCAAACGCAAATGTTGCAGTTAATGCCAAAGATCTCCCTCTGCGATGGATGCTGCACAATGGGTATGAAGTTCCACGGGATATGCTGCAGAGTGGTTCTGATGCAGAATCGTCGTTTAGGGGAGGAGGGGATCTTACCCCTGGCGGTGACACTGGGCAGTCTATTGCTGGTGAAGTGTGGGGCAATGTCAAGGACATAGTTGGGCAGAAGAAGGATGAGTATGATTACAACAAATCTTCTCAAAACTTATCTAATCGATGCACTCCTGGCATTCTCAGGCAGTACAAGTACTACCTGGGGAG GTGTGGCAAGCAAAGGCTCCGTGAAGCTAGAATACAAGGCGTTGACTATCTGATCCTGGGCCTTGCTGGTATATGTCTAGGGACATTAGCTAAAGTGAGCGACGAGACGTTTGGAGCACTCGGTTACACATACACTGTCATTGCCGTCT CTCTGCTGTGCAAGATTGGAGCGCTGAGATCATTCTCTCTGGAGAAGATACACTACTGGAGGGAGAGAGCATCTGGAATGAGCTCGTTGGCGTACTTCATGTCGAAAGACACAATAGATCACTTCAACACGATCATCAAGCCGATCGTTTACCTGTCCATGTTCTACTTCTTCAACAACCCAAGGTCGTCGATATGGGAGAACTACGTAGTTCTTGTGGCGCTGGTGTACTGCGTGACAGGGATCGGCTACACATTTGCGATATTCTTCCAGCCAGGATCGGCACAGCTG TGGTCAGCGCTGCTTCCGGTAGTGCTGACTCTGATAGCAACGCAGCAGAAGGACACCTTCTTCGCGAACCTGTGCTACACCAAGTGGGCGCTGGAAGGGTTCGTGATCGCGAATGCGCAGAGGTACTCGGGCGTGTGGCTCATAACGCGATGCGGCTCCCTCCTCAAGAGCGGCTACGACATCAACGACAGGTTCCTCTGCATTCTCGTCCTCGCCGCCAACGGTGTCCTCTTCCGCTGCGTCGCCTTCTTCTGCATGGTCATCTTCCAGAAGCACTga